Below is a window of Syntrophomonas wolfei subsp. wolfei str. Goettingen G311 DNA.
GAATCATAATTCACCCTCAATCAATAAGAGGCTATTTTCTATTAATATGGCCTTATTCCTTATTGCTGATGCGAGGGAAAATAATAAGCATCCCGGATATTGAATAGCAGAATTCACATAATGCAAGCTTCAATATTTTGAACCTCTTTATCCTTTGCTTGCTGACTAGTTAAAGTTTGTGCCAGTTACTTAAGAAAAGGGAGACTTGACTAGAATTCCACCATACTTATAATAATTCCTCCTGCTAGTGAACATCCTATAACCAGGCTAAACTGCTTAAAATTCTCTATGCTATAAAATAAACACGCAGGAGGAATGAAAATGCGTATTAGTGACCCAAATAAATTGGCCGGAAAGATAATGGAAATAAAGGAAGGCTCGGATTTTACGGAAGTTATTGTGGATATAGGTGACTTTGCTGTTACTGCGTCGCTGACGTCCTCAGCCTACCAGGATTTACGCTTGAAAAAAGGTGACGAGGTTTTTACTATGTTTAATTCTACTGAGGTCACCTTGATAAAGGATTCCAAAAGGAATGAAGACTAATGGGCGAGATAAAGATGATTGAGATTCAACAATAAAATAGCATGGAAAAGAAAGCGTGGAAAACTCTTAAATATTCTTAAAGTATTCCTGTATTATGAAGTAGCTCTCTTTTAAGCGTTCACTATATGCGGGTAGCTCCCATTGTTCCCATTTGTAAAGATCGCTGCTAAGCAAATCTATAACTTGCTGATTATCAAAATCATAATACAGGGCCGATATGATTATGCCGTCAGTTTTTTGGGTTCCCAGGATATCTCGACCGGCTTCTTCGGCAGGGTTGCTATCATTTAGCACCATAAGACTGGATGGATCGCTAAAGTTTAACCGGCCCCAGGGTAAACGAATATAAAGGGTACTATCGGCAAAATACCAGTGATTATAGGAGTTGGAGTCAAAAGTACCGTAATTAAGCTGGCTGGCATTTTCGTAGAGGGCAGCAATGGGATTGCCATTTTTATCGACTCTAGCCTGGTTTATTAGCGGTCTTATCTCTTCAAATAAACCTTGCGAACTGGCATAAGAAGAAAAACGATTTTGCGAAGCATTATAGCCCGGGTGCACCAACATTCTGGCGCTTTGTGGCCCGCTGAAATCCAAAAGGAATTCCATACCACTGGGAGCAGAAATATTAATAGCAGGGTCAAATCTGAATTCGCCTTTCTCACGGTCGTAGGTGTCCAGAGCAATCAGCAGTTTTTGTTTGCTAAAATCCGGTTTCTTAAATAAATCGAGCTTCAAGTAGAGAAAACGAGCATCATAGTTTAGTATAATGCTTTTAATTTGACCATTACCTCTTTTGGTAACGGGCGGAGCATTATTGCTTTGGGGTTCTATCGCCAGCAAGCCATAGTTTTGTTCAGGATCAATAGCGTTATGCCAGAGAACATGTCGCTCGTAGGGTATCATAAAGGGCTCGGTCGTCCAGGTCTTCTTGGCCCATTCATCGCGCCATTCGAATATTACAGCTCCAGCATAGCCTTCTCTTTTAATGGCCTGCATCATTCTCACTATGCCCTTACCCTGTTGCTCTTCGGTAAGTCCTCCATGGTTTAAGCCATCCGGGCTAAGGTGTGCTGTACCCATACCGGTTGCTAGGCCGAATTCGGCTACCAGAGCGGGATATTTATTGTGTCCTTCCATAAATTCCTGCAAGTAGCCCCCGTACCTTAATCTTCCCTGTTCGTCCTGATAATCGTTATATTTGTTCTCATTATTCATAAAATCGGGATAATTCGGATATATGTGATAAGCTCCAAAAAAACCTGCTTTCATTTTGGGTTCACAGTTAATATTATTAATATCTATTGATACCTTGTCATTATACTCTAACGATTTTTTCCCTAGTTTATTCCATTCCGAATTATGCTCTTTTACATCCAGGGTAGGCCAACTTACTATGGCTACAGGGTGCAAAGAGGCATAGTGTTCTTCCTCATATTTAGCTAGATAATCACAATTCATAGCCAACCAGGCCTCAGAAGGACTGGCAGCTGCTGTTGTAGAAAAATATTCTCCTTTATAAGTAAAACCAGAATTTTTATGGTTGGTGGTGATAACTTCATCCGGCTCCAGTTCTCTCCCTACCAGATAAGCCAAAAGATATTTGGAAATATCACTGGTATAAATCCCGTAGGCTCGGCCTTTTCGCGGGGCTATATAAGCCTGACCATGAATTGCATCTACCCCGTACTCTATTTCCTGGAAGTAAGCTTCTACATAATCCTTTTCTAAATAATCCTCGCCTGCGGGATTTTCTTCTGGCCAAATTTCCTGTAGGAGCCACAGAGGAGTGTTGGGGTGACTATCATTATAGGCTTTTAAAGCATTATAGAATTCTGGGGGCAGCAGAGTATAGATGCGTATACAATTAGCATTCATCTGCCCGATCTTTTCCAAGCAGTTTAAATAGATTTTTTCATCATTCGGAAACTCGGTAAACCACTTGCCAGGAAGGGCCGTGCCGATATTTACTCCTTTAACAAAAAAAGGCTGCCATTTACCATTTTCGAGAACTTGCAGAGTAGTTTGATTGGTTTTTGCATAAATTCGGGTGGCCTGGGTTTTGTTTATAGCCAGTTTTATCTGGTCTATAATCCGTGTGTTTAACAGCGTCGGGCTTTTATGAAGCCAATATAAAACCGGACCTGACAGGAGAAATAGTAGAGCCAGAATTAATGCAAATATTGAAAAATTTAGTAAAATGATAGACCATTTTTTCTGCATACTATTTCATCCTTCAACTAATAATGAGTCCAAAGGAAAGCTAGATTCTAATTGTTACGATGGGGATAGTTAAAAGTTTTACCCTGCCAGGTACTAATTATAACTTCATTTTCATTAATATCCAGTACATATTCCGGGTTAACTGGAGTTTTACCGTAACCTCCTGGTGCGTTGATAACATAAGTGGGGATGGCCAGGCCAGAAGTATAGCCCCGTAAATGCTTCATAATATCCAGGCCGGTATTGACCGGGCTAATAAAATGGGTAGTTCCTTTTACCTCTTTGGCCTGGAATAAATAGTAGGGGCGAACCCGGATTTTCAGCAACTCCTGGTTAAGTTTTTTCATAACATGGACATTATCGTTGATTCCCTTTAGCAGAACAGCCTGGTTACCCAATACTACTCCTGCTTCAATAAGCCGATCACAGGCCTGTTTGGCTTCCGGAGTAACTTCCAGCGGTGAATTAAATTGGGTATTAATATATATGGGTGTATGCCTTTTTAGCACTGCACAAAGATTGGCGGTTATTCTTTGTGGAAGTGTTACCGGTGTCCTGGTACCAATACGCTTAATTTCAACATGTGAAATGGCATCGAGTTCTCCCAGTAACCAGTCAAGTGTACGATCGCTAAGCATTAGAGCATCCCCACCGGTAATAAGAACATCCCGTATTTCAGAATTGTTTTTAATGTACTGCAGGGCAGCTTCCAGGTCTTTATGGGCGGCATGGTTATCAGTTTCACCGAAATTTCTACGGCGCTGACAATGGCGGCAGTACATAGCACATTGATTGGTAACATTGATTATAAGTCGGTCGGGATAACGACGTGTAATACGGGGAGCAGGACTACTCATCTCTTCTCCCATGGGGTCATCCTCACCCTTACATTCTATTATTTCATGCAGACTGGGGACAGACTGCTTGTAAATGGGTGACGCCGCGTAATTTTCAAAATCGATTAAACTAAGATAATAGGGAGAAATAGCCCAGCGGACTTTTTTGGAAACCCTTTTAATTGTCTGCACTTCGAATTCATTTAAGCCCAGAATGGAAGCCAGCACATTTCCATCATTGATGCGATTCCTCATTTGCCAGGCCCAATTATCCCAATCATTCTCGCTGACCTCAAAGTATTTCAGGATATGTTCCTTATTGTGCAGATTACGTTCATGTAATCGCATTCCCGTTTCAATAGTAGATTCGATATCAAGATAGTCAGAAATTTCCTGTTTGAGCTCATCCGCCCTACGTAAAGATACTTCGCGTTTCATCTCCCGAATTTCTTCGTTTATCAAATCTTCTCTTAACAACAAAATCCCTCCTTGTTTTCATTTTTTTGGAAACGAAGAGGGTGTATTACCTGTTCGGTTATAAATACTATACCCTCCCCCAAAAGCCTGCGAGGTTAGCTGACGGATTCGGGCAAGGGGATTGCCCTACCAGCAAAAGCCGGATTCACCCCAAAATTGGTTCCCCCGTTCCAGTTATTTAACTGGATTCGGCATGAATCTAATGAATCTATAAGATATCTTATCAATATTATTATAATACATATTACGTATAGGGCAAATACATCAAAAAACAATTATTATTTACCTTCACCTATCTTTTTTGAAAGAAATCGATGCAATTACCGTTATATAGCAATTAGCCCGTAGAATAAAGTAATATTGATATCTGGAGTGAAAAGCATTGGTTTTCTTCCAGCTCTTATCCCCCAGTAGCAAGTCATTTTATCCCCCGAGGAATAAATTTCGCTTAAAGCATAGAAGCTAAACTAAAGAAGCCCGGAAAGGGGAGTCGTTTATGAAAACACTTTGGAAAGGTGCGGTTAGTTTCGGCCTGGTTAATATTCCGGTAGCTATGTACTCGGCAACGGAGAACAAGGATCTGAAATTCCATTACCTGCATCAAGAATGTATGGCGCCGGTTAACTATAAAAAGGTTTGTTCAAAATGCAATAAGGAAATCAAAGCAGAAGAGATAGTCAAGGGCTACGAGTTTCAGAAAGGAAACTACGTTATCATCAGTGAAGAAGACCTGGCTCGCATCCCTCAGGAAAACACTAAAACCATTGATATATTGGATTTTATAAAATTAGAACAATTGGACCCGGTTTATTTTGATAAAAGCTATTACCTGGAGCCTGCTTCAGGTGGGGACAAAGCTTATACACTCATAGTTGAAGCCATGAAAAAGACAGGAAAAATTGCCCTGGCCAAAATTATGATACGCTCAAAACAATCATTGGCGGCACTGCGGGTGAGGGATGAGCACTTAATTATGGAAACCATCTTCTATCCGGATGAGATTAGATCTCCTGCTTCATTGGGGAAGGGGATTGGGGTAGAGAAGCTGCATGAGAAAGAGATAAAAATGGCGGTTAGTCTGATTGAGAATCTATCCATCGATTTCGACCCGGCAAGATATCAGGACGATTATCGTCAAGCCCTCTGGGAGATGATTGAGGCTAAAATTGCCGGAGAGGAATTTGTTAGCCCGGCCCCGGAACGGCAAGCCGGTAATGTAGTGGACCTAATGGAAGCTCTAAAGGCCAGTGTTAAGCTGGCCGAAGAGAACAAGAATGAGGGGAAGAAAAAAGGCGGCCCGAAGAAAGCGGCTAAAACCGGAAGTTAGCGATGGAAATATTCTTGCGAGAAATCCGCAGTATGGACCCGATAAATTGCGAGCAAGCTTTTGACAGCGATGATTTTCTTTATCAGGTGAAATGGGATGGGGTGCGGATGCTGGTTGCTGTTGCGGGAGAACAAGTTAGCCTGCTCAACAAAAGGGGAAACCTGCGTAGCAGGCAGTATCCTGAATTACAGAATCTGCCCAATTTGATCAGGGCCAGTACTGCGGTATTGGATGGAGAAATTGTGGTGCTCCGTGAGGGTAAACCCAGCTTTCCAGCGGTGATGCAAAGAGATAACTGTCGGAATCCAATGAAGATTCAACATTTAAGTAAAACTTTGGCCATTTCCTATATGGTTTTCGATCTTCTTTATCTTAATGGTAGAGATTTAAGGTCAGCAAGCTTGGTAGACCGCCTCTCTCAACTGGCGGAACTCTTTGATAATCAAGGTTGCCTTTACCTGGTGGAGAGTTTTTCTCAGGGAACTATCCTCTTTGATTCGGTTCAGAGGGCGGGCCTGGAGGGAATAGTAGCCAAAAAAAAGAACAGTTTCTACCGCCCGGGAAAACAACATGATGATTGGTTTAAAATCAAATGTCGTTGCAGCCAGGCTTGTCTGGTCGGCGGTTATACTTTGCGAGGGAAGCAAGTAAATGCTCTGTTGTTGGGTGTTATGCGTGACGGAAGCTTAAGTTTTGCCGGTAAAGCCAGCAATGGCCTGGATGCAGAGCAATTGCAAATACTGTCTGAGACCTTGCCCCGACTGGAAGTAAAGGATTCTCCTTTTCTCGAGCCGACCCCGGCAGGTTCACATTATATTACACCTCAATTGGCAGTAGAGGTTGAATATCTAGAGTGGACAGATTCTTTACACCTTCGCTTTCCGGTGATAAAGTCCTTCATAAAAAATACGGAAGCTGACTATAGCGTTTAAAAAGTGAGGCGTGAGGGGTAAGGAGTAGGTTAAGGTTGTTTCCAACTACATCTTATCCTTCAAGCTACTGCTAATTTACTTACTCGTAGGGTGCTTAAGACATGGGGGTTATTAAGAAAATAGGGATTAGGCATAGAAGGAGGAATTTCTAAAGTTGTCAACAACCCCGTCCCCTCTGTCAACGCAGTGGTAACGATTAGAGTTGGGAGTATGGGGACTAAAAAAGAAAGGAATAAAAGCATGGGCGAATCAGCAACGATAGCTATGGCGGGAAGAGAGATTAAGCTTACTAATCTGGACCGGGTTCTTTGGCCGGAAGACGGCTATTGCAAAAGAGATTTAGTGGAATACTATACTGCGATTTTTCCCTATATGCTTCCTCATCTAAGCGAGCGTCCGCTGGTCTTCACCCGCTATCCGCGGGGAATTGGAGAAAAATCATTTTATCAAAAAAACGCCCCGGAAGGCCTTCCGCAGTGGATAAAAACTTTTACCTGGGCTGGCAGTGATGGCGATAGCAAAAACTATGTCCTGGTGCAGCAAACGGTAGATCTTATGTGGCTGGCCAATCTCGCCTGCATTGAAATTCATCCCTGGTTATCGCAAATCAATAGTATTGAATATCCCGATTTTATAGTATTTGACCTGGACCCTTCAGAGCAGAGTACCTTTGAGCAAGTTATTAGCGTGGCCCGCCTGCTGCATGAATTAATGGATAGTCTAAGTCTCCGGGTGTATCCCAAAACTTCAGGGGCAAAAGGGCTTCACCTTTACCTCCCCATAGCCGAGGGTTTTACCTATAGTCAAATACGCCGTGTGGCCCAGGCGATGGCGGAGATGGTTTGCCAGGTGATCCCTGATATAGCTACCACCGAAAGAGCTCTAAAACATCGGGGGCCTCGGGTTTACCTGGATTACCTGCAAAACGGCCTGGGTAAAACTGTCTGCGCTGCTTACAGCGTTCGTCCTCATAAGGGGGCCCCCTGTTCCACCCCTATTGAGTGGCAGGAACTTGAGTCCATAAGACCGGATCAATTTACGATTAAAACCTTACCGGAGCGACTTCAGCAGGTAGGAGATTTATTCGCTGATGTTCTAAACGACCGCCAGGATCTAAAAAAAGCCATGGCAACATTGGGGGTTTCCAGGTAAAATTTTGGATTATTAACTGCCTCTAATTACACAAATGACACCGATATCGTTAGCTTAAAAACTTTTGTCAAAATAAAAAAGCACTTCCAATAAATCCTTGAAAGTGCCATTTTTCCTAATGGTACGCCCGAGAGGAATCGAACCTCCGCTCCCGGCTCCGGAGGCCGGTGCTCTATCCACTGAGCTACGGGCGCATAATTATTGCATAGCAATTATAGCAGAATATTATCGGCAGGTCAAAAACTACTCCAGATATTCGCCAACTGCTTTTGAAATAGGGGTGTAGATGCTTTTTACGCAGCATGGACTCCAGGATGGAAGTGTTGTTTCGAGTAGTTGAAGAACCCAAAAACAATCCCATCAAAAACAGAATGCCCTGTATTTCCTATCAATGCGGGCAGCAGAATCTAATTCAGGGATTCAGATTCCGTGCTTCTTGCTGGCTCGCGTTCCAGCAGGGAAAGCAAAAAAGCCAGGATACTTATTATCGCAGCTATTCTGTAAACAGCATGGGCGGCTCCGGCATAGGCGGCAATATAGCTGTTTTTTTGCTGGTAAAGGCTGAGGAAGTAAGCAAAAGTGCTTACTGAGGCGGCAACACCCAGGGAGAAGGAAAAGTTTCTGACTGTAGCCATGAATCCGCCAGCATAGCCAGCTTTTTCACGCGGAATGGACCCCAGGATGGAGCTGCTGTTGGGGGAACCAAAGGACCCCATACCAACTCCCATCAACAGCAGACTTCCGGCAATTTTTAACAGGCCACTCTCTTGCTCCAAAGTAGATAATAGTAGGTAGGCAGAGGTCATAAAGAGAAAAGACAGGGGGGTAATCCTTCTATTGCCGATGCGGTCGGAAAGAGCCCCGGCGAGGGGAGCGGTTATGGCCATGGTAACCGGTGGTATGGTCATAATCAAACCGGAAAAGGCCGGGGGGTAATGCAAGAGGTTTTCCAGAAAAAACGGCATAAGGAAAAAAACCGAGGTCTGGGCACTGTAAGCGGCGAAGGCCATAAGGTTGCCATGAGTAAAGTTCTTTATCTTAAACAGTTCTAAATCCAATACGGCTTCAGATATTCTTTTTTCAAAAAGGTAGAACAAGAGCATAATTAAAAGCCCCAGGCTGAATAGTTTCCATTCAATACCATGGCTTCCGGAGAAGGAAAGCAGCAGCAAGATAGTTGATAGGGCAAATAGCAGCAATCCCCCCAGGTCGTGCTTCTTCTGGGCAAGGCTTTTTGCTTGCTGGGGCAAATACCTCATGCCCAGGTAAAAGGCCAGGATTCCGATGGGGACATTGATAAGAAATATCACCGGCCAACTAAAGTTGCCTATTAGAATTCCCCCTAAACTGGGGCCGGTCATATTCCCTACACCGACTATACTGCCGGTAATGCCCAGGGCTTTACCCCTCTCTCCGGGGGGAAAGGTATTGGAGACTATCCCGATTCCAGTTGCCATCATCATACTGGCCCCTATGGCCTGTATAACCCGAGCGGCTACTAAATAAGCCAGGGAAGGGGAGAGGCTGCATAATAAGGAACCTATGGTGAAAATAAGGAAACCGTAAGAGTATATTTTGCTACTACCCAGCATATCTCCCAGCTTGCCAAAGAAAAGCAGGGAAGTGGTGATTACAAGCATATAAGCTGTTACCACCCATTGAATCTCCCGCATGCTGACCGAAAGTTCCCGGGCAATAGTGGGATTGGCGATATTTAAAATACTACCATCGACCGTGGACATAAATATGCCGATGCAAATAATTATTAGCACACGCCATTTTTCTTCTAGCTTCATTGCTTTCCTTTCCGGGTAAACAATTTTCAAAACTATAGTAAGAAAAGTGAGGAGTTAGGAGTGAGGGGTTTAATTCATTTCCTACTACATCTTACTATTCAAGCACCTGCACTAGCTCACTTCATCAGTGGTTGTGACCCCGGCCATGGGGGGTTAGTACGTTAGTACGAAAATTAAACTTTTTGACGATGAAGGACGCTGACCGCAGATTGACGCTGATATACAAGGAAAAATATCTCTGTAAATCATATGGAATCTGCGTCAAAAAAATATTGGAATCACTTTACCTTATTTATATCAGTGATTGTGGCTCCCGGCTGGGGGTTAGTTAATTGGAATATACTGAACAATTGTGCTCATTATAACAGTTTCCAGGCTAGAAAATCACCAGTTAACAGCTTTCAGAATAAAATGAATGTATTGTAATACTGCTGAACTGGCAATTTTTGATAAGAGGGTGTGGCTCCGATTTTAGCTTTCTAAAAAAGAAGGAGTGGATGGCTATGACTCTTACCCAACTGGCATTAGCGGCAATTTTGACGGAAAAACTTTGGGAAAGCTTAAAGCTATAGAAGTTGAGCATTGATAGGGTGGGTGCTCTTGTCCTGGGGATCACCATAGCTTTGGGAACTGGAATAGATTTGTTTGCCACCGTTGGACTGCCTATTAATATTCCCTATCTAGGCTTGATTCTAACCGGGATAATTATTTCCCGGGGGGCTAATTTTATTCACGATTTATTTAAAATAACGGAAGAGGTGAAAGTAAAAAGAAAGGTAGAAAATGGAAAGTTTAAGAACCTATCACCGCAATAATGGCGTCAGCGAGGTAGCGAACTGCTTTTTGAGCGGCATCCAGGGAATTGCTTTCTGTACCAACTTCAAATATGAGAGCAGTAGGGTAGAGATCTTGATTATAATCCCCGCGCCCCATATAAATACCGCGCATTAGGCCTGGATGCAGATCGTCCGCAGCGGCCTTGATGCTCCGGGCAAAGTTAAGATTAGGATTAAGGTTAGGATTGGAACGACCAATAACTATCATTACCCGGGCAGTATCTATACCGTTAATAGTAGTGGCATATGAACTTAAGGGAGCAGAATCTCGATGTATGTCAAAGACTGCATCCGGCCTTTCTTTCAACAATTGGGTAACGGTACGCCGGGACCGGTGATAGGCATTAATATCATGTGGGTCGTGGGGGTTGTAACTATGGTGAATACTTATACCGGCTTTGGTCAGGGATTCAG
It encodes the following:
- a CDS encoding Ku protein — protein: MKTLWKGAVSFGLVNIPVAMYSATENKDLKFHYLHQECMAPVNYKKVCSKCNKEIKAEEIVKGYEFQKGNYVIISEEDLARIPQENTKTIDILDFIKLEQLDPVYFDKSYYLEPASGGDKAYTLIVEAMKKTGKIALAKIMIRSKQSLAALRVRDEHLIMETIFYPDEIRSPASLGKGIGVEKLHEKEIKMAVSLIENLSIDFDPARYQDDYRQALWEMIEAKIAGEEFVSPAPERQAGNVVDLMEALKASVKLAEENKNEGKKKGGPKKAAKTGS
- a CDS encoding TOBE domain-containing protein, whose protein sequence is MRISDPNKLAGKIMEIKEGSDFTEVIVDIGDFAVTASLTSSAYQDLRLKKGDEVFTMFNSTEVTLIKDSKRNED
- the ligD gene encoding non-homologous end-joining DNA ligase, with the translated sequence MEIFLREIRSMDPINCEQAFDSDDFLYQVKWDGVRMLVAVAGEQVSLLNKRGNLRSRQYPELQNLPNLIRASTAVLDGEIVVLREGKPSFPAVMQRDNCRNPMKIQHLSKTLAISYMVFDLLYLNGRDLRSASLVDRLSQLAELFDNQGCLYLVESFSQGTILFDSVQRAGLEGIVAKKKNSFYRPGKQHDDWFKIKCRCSQACLVGGYTLRGKQVNALLLGVMRDGSLSFAGKASNGLDAEQLQILSETLPRLEVKDSPFLEPTPAGSHYITPQLAVEVEYLEWTDSLHLRFPVIKSFIKNTEADYSV
- a CDS encoding MFS transporter, producing MKLEEKWRVLIIICIGIFMSTVDGSILNIANPTIARELSVSMREIQWVVTAYMLVITTSLLFFGKLGDMLGSSKIYSYGFLIFTIGSLLCSLSPSLAYLVAARVIQAIGASMMMATGIGIVSNTFPPGERGKALGITGSIVGVGNMTGPSLGGILIGNFSWPVIFLINVPIGILAFYLGMRYLPQQAKSLAQKKHDLGGLLLFALSTILLLLSFSGSHGIEWKLFSLGLLIMLLFYLFEKRISEAVLDLELFKIKNFTHGNLMAFAAYSAQTSVFFLMPFFLENLLHYPPAFSGLIMTIPPVTMAITAPLAGALSDRIGNRRITPLSFLFMTSAYLLLSTLEQESGLLKIAGSLLLMGVGMGSFGSPNSSSILGSIPREKAGYAGGFMATVRNFSFSLGVAASVSTFAYFLSLYQQKNSYIAAYAGAAHAVYRIAAIISILAFLLSLLEREPARSTESESLN
- the eam gene encoding glutamate 2,3-aminomutase, with the translated sequence MKREVSLRRADELKQEISDYLDIESTIETGMRLHERNLHNKEHILKYFEVSENDWDNWAWQMRNRINDGNVLASILGLNEFEVQTIKRVSKKVRWAISPYYLSLIDFENYAASPIYKQSVPSLHEIIECKGEDDPMGEEMSSPAPRITRRYPDRLIINVTNQCAMYCRHCQRRRNFGETDNHAAHKDLEAALQYIKNNSEIRDVLITGGDALMLSDRTLDWLLGELDAISHVEIKRIGTRTPVTLPQRITANLCAVLKRHTPIYINTQFNSPLEVTPEAKQACDRLIEAGVVLGNQAVLLKGINDNVHVMKKLNQELLKIRVRPYYLFQAKEVKGTTHFISPVNTGLDIMKHLRGYTSGLAIPTYVINAPGGYGKTPVNPEYVLDINENEVIISTWQGKTFNYPHRNN
- the ligD gene encoding non-homologous end-joining DNA ligase, with the protein product MGTKKERNKSMGESATIAMAGREIKLTNLDRVLWPEDGYCKRDLVEYYTAIFPYMLPHLSERPLVFTRYPRGIGEKSFYQKNAPEGLPQWIKTFTWAGSDGDSKNYVLVQQTVDLMWLANLACIEIHPWLSQINSIEYPDFIVFDLDPSEQSTFEQVISVARLLHELMDSLSLRVYPKTSGAKGLHLYLPIAEGFTYSQIRRVAQAMAEMVCQVIPDIATTERALKHRGPRVYLDYLQNGLGKTVCAAYSVRPHKGAPCSTPIEWQELESIRPDQFTIKTLPERLQQVGDLFADVLNDRQDLKKAMATLGVSR